The genomic region attcgctccagtcattggcagcagagaagtggaaggaaaggcggccaaaggaggaattggctttggggatgaccagtgaaatatacctgctggagcgtgtgctacgggtgtgtgttgctatggtgaccagtgagctgagataaggcggggctttacctagcaaagacttctagatgacctggagccagtgggtttggcgacgaatattaagcgagggccagccaacgagagcatacaggtcgcagtggtgggtagtatattgggctgattcagagaatcaccagcagtaagagcgatatcattgataaatacagagaaaagagtcggcccgagaactgaaccctgtggcacccccataataccattcagacagtagttcagtgggctcacctcagtgagactgtgtgtggtcctgtgctgctcagctAGTTCCTCTGTGGGTTCAAGAGGAGGTAAagtctggttgtcctccatgaccatgTTCCCCTCAGAgttccccagaccctcctcacacccctcctccttgaccagcagcacctctggagcctcctcctcctggaagagaCAGATGATACAGATGACTGAGTCCTACACTGTAGTTACAGGATTACTTAATTGTTGTTAAACCCATTatggtggacataaatatgaTGTTGTGGGTAAAAATATGTACAAAAGTCATCATCAGTCAAacctgggggagggggagggtgcTGCAATTGTTTTCGCCATCGGGGGGGTGGGTTTCCTGGACAAATATCAAATCCttccactaatacaggactattaaaggcccagtgcactacttttgtgaacaAATATTTtgtgtacagtaggtgtttgttagtgtgggggtatatttatttatatttagtGTATATTGGTTATAAAGCGCTGTTGGGTGTTTGCAGAATAGGGTGAGATCAGATGTGAGGTGTATTAAAGAGAGTCACAATGAAAGTCTTAAAATGAAAAGTCAaattttgtgtttattaaacgTGAACAAGTTttaaatacaccatatgaaaaccacacataCATGTCTCAACTAAAAATCGGAATAAACTTGATAAACTGCATACATTTTCTCATTAAAAGTGTCTCTACAGAAAAAAACCTGTAGTGGAATGAAAGTATGATGTTCACAAATGCCTATTTAATTATAGCCTACACCAGTGGTTCTCAACAGGTTTTGCCTGTGGGCCAAAATTTTACAATGACAATTGAGTCTCGACCCAATATTATGGACTGTTGATAATTACATTCTGTAATGTTGTATTGCAGCTGCCTTCTTGGGCAGGCTTTTCACTTGCAAAATAGACTGTCTCAACGGGCTACTACTATGGTATTAAAGAAAGTAATTACACAGCCATATTAACTGAGAAAATATTTATTGTAAATTCAAGAGAATAAGCCATTTTAATTAAGAGACCAGTTCAGGAGTGTGGTGTAATACATTATCCGACTCAGAACATGACATCAaaaccagtccaataatgttaatgaacagtaacacataccagtttTTAAAATAGAAAAAACAGCAATCATTAGGAATTCTTAATCATCAATTACCATGTGAATAGTTTCACAACCTTAAAGTTTGTTTAAAGGTATACGTTTTTAACCAGTTCAATAACATGTAATATGAATGTCAGAATTAATTAACAACAATAATTAACCTAGTGAACAATAACTCATTAACCTGTTTATTTattgtgtgtctgcgtgcgcgGGTGTGTGGGAAAGCTGGAGGTGTTTCTTCAGTTTGATAAGTTTATTGACGTTCGGGGTAATGGTTGACAGGGCAACTTGGAGGTCATGCTGGCTGTCCAggctgtgattgagagtcccatagggcggcacacaattggcccagcgtcgtccggggtaggccatcattgtaaataagaatttgttcttaactgacttgcctagttaaataaaggataaatgtttttaaaaaatgtttaaaaaattgcCAGTTTCTGCTTTTAGTTTTCAGCTTGGCCATAGCAGAGAAGCCACTTTCACACAGATAGGTAGTGCTGAACGGTAGCGTGATTCTGACTGCATGACAGGCGAGAGCAGGATACTCTCCCATTAAGCTGCACCAGAACTGTGGCAGTGTCATTTCCGGGATGCCCATGCTCAGTCCGCAGTCAAATGACAGTCCACCAGCTGATCCTCTTTGTTGCTTGGAAACGTGACACTTCCCATCTCCTCCCGAAAGGGGTACCGTAACTAGTCGTCttatctcttgttctctctcttgttctctccatTCCTTACAATCGATGTTTGTGCAGAGATGACTTGTTTTCCTAAAGAGACGCAGCAATCTCGGCTTGAAGCTCATAAAAGCGACCCAACACTTTACCACTGGAAGCCAGCGGACCTCTGCATGATAAAGCACCTGCTGTTGCTCGCTCCCCATATCCCTACAGAAGGCCTGGAAACACCTTTTATTTTTGATATTGTTGACACACATGAGCACATCCTGGAGAGTGGCGTGGAGTTCAGGCACCAATGCCTCCCTGTGTAGGAAGCAGTGGTTCCACGTCGCACTCGGTACTCTCTCCAGGATTCGCTTTACCACTAGATATTTGTGCGACCACCCAGTTGAGAATCCCTTGcctacacagtacaaacacaatatGTAACAGACTTTTTAGTGTTCAATGTTTGGATGCAATATTTTACCCAGGAATATTCTACACTGAAATCTGTTACTCTCGTTATTCAAAATGCATTTGTGGATCTTTTCTGCTGACAACATTGAAAATGTATCATTGTCTAATGCAGGGTTTGATGTAAAAGTCAGAAGCTATCGAGTGGAATGGTTACTTTCTATGTTATAGTGGAGtgttttttctgctggtgtatcctgaggtagtTTCTCTCTGAATggcctctctcccgtgtggacattcaggtgcatcttcagatGGTGTTGGTGGGAGAatctcttctcacactgggggcagctgtagggcttctctcctgtgtggaccctctggtgcctcttcaggtcaccagtctgggcgaagcgcatgtgacactgggtacagctgaatgGTTTCACCCCTGtatggaccctctggtgcctcttcaggtcaccAGTCTGGGCGAAGtgcatgtgacactgggtacagctgaaggatTTCACCCCTGTGTGAACTCTCTGGTGGACCTCCACCTTCTGggggcagctgaagcctttgttacagaacatgcagaaGAACCATTTTTCTTTACTATCACCTGATGTTGCTCCCCCTCCTCGAGCCTTGGCCCTTTGGTCCTTTGAGTTCAAAACTGATCGAAAAGGACACGGCTGTGTGAATTGGAAGTCTCCATCGACATGGACAACGGGTCCCGATCCCTGAGCCTGTGTAAATGGGACTGGGtggcaacatttacatttttctctAAACTGTCCCTGTAAACTAAGAAATCTCTGCCCTGTGAGTGTCCTTCTCCTAAGTGAGTCTCGTCTATATTCCATATCAGAGGAGTGTCGTCCTCCACTTTCACAGTAACCTCATTTACGACCAGACcctcccctttcttatctaggAACCCTTCAGAATATGCACTACTACTATACCGGATCCCATCCACTCTAGACAGATCAGTCTGTGTCTCTTAACCCAAGGGCATGTTgccagggtccatctctgtagCGTAAGAACAAAACGGATCATTGCCAGTCTCTAACCCGTCACCTGAGTCCCGATGGGAATGAACCATCCTAGGGCTCGGGTTACCGTAAAGTAAATACTCTGAGCTGGGAGCAGGTGGACAGCGCAGATGCTCCAGCTCTAGTCTCTCTGGGTCAGATCCTGTGTGTAAGAGCCTACGTGTTACAGTTAAagtctttgtgtctgtctctgacttgaggacggcgttcggcgttccactgacctccgtgatgcAGCGTTGGGTCCTGGGCTGCGGTGCTGTGGCAATGTCCTCCGTGGCTACAGGGGGCGCCACTCCCGTCGCTGCTCCAGTTTGGATGTCTCTGCAGTGTCGtgggtcctcctctccttcagtccTCTTCTGCTTGACCAGAGACGATCCTccaggacctgcagcctctgcatctgcagactgacacaagaAGAGAGGGGGTTATTATCGGTACATGAGTTGAATTGGATAACAAAGTCTCACAGGCTCCCCTATGGCAGATAAATAAGGATGTACATGTAAGCAAGTGAATAGCTGAGGGaagcctttctgaaataaacGGGCCACATTTAATGTACTGTAATTTTTATGTTACACTATGATACTAACCTCTATCACGATAACATGCTGGtttgaggttccactcccctcatctATAGCTATGGGTTGGTCATCTCTCCACAAGTTGTGTTCtgctggcttcacaaagctcttgtggcctccagtgagatgtcctcCATCTAAGAGAGTGATTGGGGGAAAGAGGGTGCTTAAGTTAAGTACCACTGTCAATGCTCAACGCTATATTGTACACTATTGACACAGTCTACAATTGTCAAGGATGTAAGCAGGGCTGGACTACCACATCTGGGGACCTGGGGCACCTACAGTGGGCtttgaaattattgacacccttgataaagatgagcaaaataaatcattcaaatactgagctacattgtatgcaaaaaaaaaggggaaattatattattttatactaatacaattgctcagagaacaATATTTTGTTTTACACCCGTTTTTAAATCCTTTCAATACCTTAATGGCACAGATACTTTTTCTAAAATgctttatgagttggagaacacattgggaggaatCTTACACCATTTCtacatacagaatccttccagatccttgatatccttcatttGCGCTATGGACTGCCAACTTCAATTCAAACCAAAGGTTTTCAACGGGTTTCAAATctagagactgagatggccattgcaaaattttgattttgtggccaactaaccatttatttgtggattttgatgtgtgctggATTATCCACTTCCCGCCAAGTTTCGgcttcctggcagaggcaaccggGTTTTGGACTAAAATCCTGGTACTGGGTCATGATGCCGTTGATATTAacaagagccccaggaccagtggaagcaaaataggcccataacatcaaagatccaccaccatattttacagtaggtatgggatTGTTTTCTGCTAATTTCGACGCCAAATCcaccacttaaccagcatggctaccacaacattctgcagcgatacgccatcgaAATCTGGtctgcgcttagtgggattatcatttgtttttcaacaggacagtgacccaacacacctccaggctgtgtaagggctatttgaccaagaaggagagtgatggagtgctgcatcagatggacCTGGCTtctacaatcacccgacttctacccaattgagatggtttgggatgagttggaccgcagagtgaaagaaaagcaaccaacaagtgctcagaatatgtgggaacaccttcaagactgttggaaaagcattccaggtgaagctggttgagagaatgccaagagtgtgcaaagctgtcatcaaggcaaagggtggctactttgaagaatcaaaaatatatatttggatttgtttaacacctttttggttactacatgtttccatgtgttatttcatagttttgatgtcttcactattattctacaatgtagaaaatagtaaaaaatcaagtaaaaccctggaatgagtaggtgtgtccaagcttttgactgatactg from Salmo trutta chromosome 11, fSalTru1.1, whole genome shotgun sequence harbors:
- the LOC115201932 gene encoding gastrula zinc finger protein XlCGF49.1-like → MEYRRDSLRRRTLTGQRFLSLQGQFREKCKCCHPVPFTQAQGSGPVVHVDGDFQFTQPCPFRSVLNSKDQRAKARGGGATSGDSKEKWFFCMFCNKGFSCPQKVEVHQRVHTGVKSFSCTQCHMHFAQTGDLKRHQRVHTGVKPFSCTQCHMRFAQTGDLKRHQRVHTGEKPYSCPQCEKRFSHQHHLKMHLNVHTGERPFREKLPQDTPAEKTLHYNIESNHSTR